In Kiritimatiellales bacterium, a genomic segment contains:
- a CDS encoding N-acetylmuramoyl-L-alanine amidase — MIFRRAILISFICAGISISAGAAIRTIPFDGRNYVALNTIAAYYGMTVSAPAKDRMHLTNKWHTVEFETTGRRCWINGTLVWLSSPVKKIGWQFTIEELDFNQTVEPALRPYEHLGRAGNRTVVLDAGHGGKDNGAVSPRNVQEKRLTLDVTRRVRTILQSRGINVVLTRSEDKDLSLPARTKLASTLQGDLFVSIHANSAADRSANGIETFVLSLPGRYSHNSFGKGAASTAKNPGNHFDAANMALGFAIQKHLVRTTARTDRGVKRARFQVIKDAPCPAALVEIAFLSNAREEAVVIEAAGRDKIARGIADGISEYLNHVNRARTPKG, encoded by the coding sequence ATGATTTTCCGGCGCGCCATTTTAATTTCGTTTATCTGCGCCGGAATTTCCATTTCAGCAGGCGCCGCGATCCGTACCATTCCATTCGACGGCAGAAACTATGTTGCACTCAATACCATCGCGGCTTATTACGGTATGACTGTATCCGCGCCGGCAAAAGACCGGATGCACCTCACGAATAAATGGCACACTGTCGAATTTGAAACCACCGGCCGGCGCTGCTGGATCAATGGCACGCTCGTCTGGCTCAGCAGTCCTGTCAAAAAAATCGGCTGGCAGTTCACCATTGAAGAACTCGACTTCAACCAAACCGTTGAACCGGCGCTGCGGCCTTATGAGCATCTCGGACGCGCCGGAAACCGCACCGTCGTACTTGATGCCGGACACGGCGGCAAAGACAACGGCGCCGTCAGTCCGCGCAATGTACAGGAAAAACGGCTGACGCTTGACGTCACCAGGCGCGTGCGGACCATTTTGCAAAGCCGCGGCATCAACGTCGTCCTCACCCGCTCTGAAGATAAAGATCTGTCTCTGCCGGCGCGCACAAAACTTGCATCCACCTTGCAAGGCGATCTTTTCGTCAGCATTCATGCCAACTCCGCCGCCGACCGCAGCGCTAACGGCATTGAAACATTCGTGCTCTCACTGCCCGGACGCTACAGTCATAACTCGTTCGGCAAAGGCGCCGCATCAACTGCAAAAAATCCGGGCAATCATTTCGACGCCGCCAACATGGCGCTTGGATTCGCGATTCAGAAACATTTAGTTCGCACCACTGCGCGCACTGACCGCGGTGTTAAACGCGCGCGGTTTCAGGTAATTAAAGACGCGCCGTGTCCGGCGGCGCTTGTTGAAATCGCCTTTCTGAGCAATGCGCGGGAAGAAGCCGTCGTAATTGAAGCCGCCGGACGTGATAAAATTGCACGCGGCATCGCCGACGGCATCAGCGAATATCTCAACCATGTCAATCGCGCCCGCACACCAAAAGGTTAA
- the mutY gene encoding A/G-specific adenine glycosylase has translation MRAVKSQAEKNQHIPAIQRAVKRRLLPWFAAHARDLPWRKNRTLYRVWVAEVMLQQTRVDTVIDYYRRWMKTFPSWRALAGAQQDAVLKQWEGLGYYSRARNLHAAAKMIVACRRDAFVASDDIEKALKKFPGIGSYTAAAIASLVFNIDAAVVDGNVIRVISRLFALSSDPKTGAGAKQIQALADAMLVKGRAGNFNEAMMELGATVCLPKNPVCGACPMNTVCIARNTNAVEKFPAFRKKKKIPHIIVGAAITLRRKNEVLIAQRRAGGMLAGLWEFPGGKQEPGESIEECIVRELKEELGITVAPCEFFMTVTHTYSHFKMTMHVYKMRLVAGRPRALHCAGFAWVKIAGLRNYAFSKADLRVVQKLQAM, from the coding sequence ATGCGCGCAGTCAAATCCCAAGCTGAAAAAAACCAGCACATTCCGGCAATACAAAGAGCAGTGAAACGCCGGCTGCTGCCGTGGTTTGCAGCACATGCGCGGGATCTGCCGTGGCGTAAAAACCGCACGCTCTACCGGGTCTGGGTTGCTGAAGTTATGCTGCAGCAGACGCGCGTCGACACCGTGATCGACTATTACCGGCGCTGGATGAAAACCTTTCCGTCGTGGCGCGCGCTCGCCGGCGCGCAGCAGGATGCTGTTCTAAAACAGTGGGAAGGACTCGGCTATTACAGCCGTGCGCGCAATTTGCACGCGGCGGCGAAAATGATTGTTGCATGTAGACGCGATGCCTTCGTCGCGTCTGATGATATTGAGAAAGCATTAAAAAAATTTCCCGGTATCGGCAGCTATACTGCCGCCGCCATTGCCAGCCTGGTGTTTAATATCGATGCGGCGGTGGTGGACGGCAACGTCATTCGCGTTATCAGCCGGCTCTTCGCACTCTCCAGCGATCCGAAAACCGGCGCCGGTGCAAAACAGATTCAAGCACTCGCCGATGCCATGCTTGTAAAAGGCCGCGCCGGAAATTTTAACGAAGCAATGATGGAACTTGGCGCGACCGTCTGCCTGCCGAAAAATCCGGTGTGCGGCGCATGTCCAATGAATACTGTTTGCATTGCGCGCAACACAAACGCCGTCGAAAAATTCCCGGCATTCAGGAAAAAGAAAAAAATTCCGCACATCATCGTCGGTGCCGCCATCACACTGCGCCGGAAAAATGAAGTGCTCATTGCGCAGCGGCGTGCCGGCGGTATGCTCGCCGGACTGTGGGAATTTCCTGGCGGCAAACAGGAGCCCGGTGAAAGTATCGAAGAGTGCATTGTACGTGAACTCAAAGAAGAGCTCGGCATTACAGTTGCACCCTGCGAATTTTTTATGACGGTCACCCACACCTACAGCCATTTTAAAATGACCATGCACGTTTATAAAATGCGCCTTGTCGCCGGACGCCCGCGTGCGCTTCATTGCGCCGGTTTTGCCTGGGTAAAAATCGCCGGTCTCCGCAACTATGCATTTTCCAAAGCCGATCTGCGCGTTGTGCAAAAACTGCAGGCAATGTAA
- the priA gene encoding primosomal protein N' has translation MNRIAKVAVDLSLDREFDYLIPAALQPAVEIGSRVEVPFGSRNVTGFVVGFAEKSDLKELKPIEKVLGETSLITPVVMDLARWMSTYYLAPFETCVRSVLPAVVRRKSEGEKKQLTVSLIGKVDATSPSRSTHVQTNYFDSSVPVSYLSGGNLPHWRQDGTMYFVTFRLADSVPQEKLVQWRRERDEWLEENPEPKTTERTRDVASAFSADEWHEEYHRRFSAPFEKWLNSGTGSCIFSDAKNRQILEETMQAFDGERYRIDSYVIMPNHVHVLVAPRGDNTLSSIIQQWKSVSSHMIGKVDAAPPPRNVCERGGGAASTLCSAQQRNLWQKESFDHIVRSPESLSKFREYILNNPKNLPAGTFSVFCANAERGGGAASTFSANENLKLTAKQQSVVDVLKNSGALLLTELTERAGVSAATVKALEKKGMVLISSEAVYRDPHAGIHLLKTEPFDLMPQQAAALNQITAAMDEPEPPVILLHGVTGSGKTEVYLQAIARALEQGKGAIVLVPEIALTPQTVDRFRARFADAPEKIAVLHSSLSDGERYDEWHRIRAGEAKIVVGARSALFAPVENPGLIVVDEEHEPTYKQDEAPRYSARDTAVMRGRMEKCAVVLGSATPALESYANAKSGKYRYVDMPQRVDDRQMPLMQIVDMRIEAQREGKPHLFSRELVEAIRTRLNRAEQTMIFMNRRGFSSSLTCPDCGYTAECSQCSVGLTFHKARGRLVCHFCGDEIPVPEKCPACASLQFKYSGAGTEKIEEVVTALFPKARIQRMDSDTMRRKNAYRDVLGKFRTGKIDILVGTQMIAKGLDFPNVTLVGVVNPDHALHMADFRAGERVFQLLTQVAGRAGRGETAGEVIVQTYTPHHPAIQAAQRMDFAGFCDQEFSFRQELGYPPYTRLVCITFRGKDNLQTGGMAEKFFAGVEQCAGATVILSPAMPAPIARIRGEYRWQILLRAAHTKTLSTAIRAAFGMMKLPKTVKVTVDVDAVSLL, from the coding sequence ATGAACCGCATCGCCAAAGTCGCCGTTGATCTCAGTCTGGACCGGGAATTCGATTATCTGATTCCGGCAGCACTGCAACCGGCGGTTGAAATCGGCTCGCGCGTGGAGGTGCCGTTCGGCAGCCGGAACGTCACTGGATTTGTCGTCGGGTTCGCCGAAAAATCTGATCTTAAAGAACTGAAGCCGATCGAAAAAGTGCTCGGCGAAACATCGCTCATCACGCCGGTCGTTATGGATCTCGCGCGCTGGATGAGCACCTACTATCTCGCGCCGTTCGAAACGTGTGTTCGTTCCGTTCTGCCGGCTGTCGTCCGGCGGAAGTCCGAAGGCGAAAAAAAGCAGTTAACGGTTTCGTTGATCGGAAAAGTAGACGCAACGTCCCCGTCGCGCTCCACGCACGTCCAAACAAATTATTTTGATTCTTCTGTACCTGTATCTTATTTGTCCGGCGGCAATCTTCCGCACTGGCGGCAGGACGGAACCATGTATTTTGTAACGTTCCGGCTTGCGGATTCTGTACCACAGGAAAAACTGGTACAGTGGCGGCGCGAGCGCGACGAATGGCTGGAAGAAAATCCTGAACCAAAAACGACGGAACGCACCAGAGACGTCGCGTCTGCTTTTTCTGCAGACGAATGGCACGAAGAGTATCACCGGCGTTTTTCAGCACCGTTTGAAAAATGGCTGAATTCCGGCACCGGAAGCTGTATTTTTTCTGACGCAAAAAACCGGCAGATTCTTGAAGAAACAATGCAGGCGTTTGACGGTGAGCGGTATCGAATCGACAGTTATGTAATCATGCCGAATCATGTTCATGTCCTCGTTGCGCCGCGCGGCGACAATACACTGTCTTCGATCATTCAACAGTGGAAATCGGTTTCTTCTCATATGATTGGTAAAGTAGACGCGGCGCCCCCGCCGCGTAATGTGTGTGAACGCGGCGGGGGCGCCGCGTCTACTTTGTGTTCTGCACAACAAAGAAACCTTTGGCAGAAAGAATCATTTGATCACATTGTGCGATCACCGGAAAGTTTATCAAAGTTTCGTGAGTACATTCTTAATAATCCGAAAAATCTGCCGGCAGGAACGTTCAGTGTTTTCTGTGCGAATGCGGAACGCGGCGGGGGCGCCGCGTCTACTTTTTCTGCAAATGAAAATTTGAAGCTAACAGCCAAGCAGCAATCCGTCGTCGACGTCCTCAAGAATTCCGGCGCGCTGCTGCTGACTGAATTAACGGAACGGGCGGGAGTTTCGGCGGCGACTGTGAAAGCGCTGGAGAAAAAGGGCATGGTTTTGATTTCAAGTGAAGCGGTATACCGTGATCCGCACGCCGGAATTCATTTGCTGAAAACAGAACCGTTCGATTTAATGCCGCAGCAGGCGGCGGCGCTGAATCAGATTACTGCAGCAATGGATGAACCGGAGCCGCCGGTGATTCTACTGCACGGTGTAACGGGTTCAGGGAAAACGGAAGTGTATTTACAGGCGATCGCGCGCGCGCTGGAACAGGGCAAAGGCGCGATTGTACTGGTGCCGGAAATTGCACTGACGCCGCAGACAGTGGACCGGTTCCGCGCGCGGTTTGCGGATGCGCCGGAAAAGATTGCAGTGCTGCACAGTTCATTGTCGGACGGCGAGCGTTATGACGAATGGCATCGGATTCGCGCCGGTGAAGCGAAGATTGTGGTCGGCGCGCGGTCGGCGCTGTTTGCGCCGGTGGAAAATCCCGGGTTGATTGTCGTCGATGAAGAACACGAGCCGACCTATAAGCAGGATGAAGCGCCGCGGTACAGCGCGCGCGATACGGCGGTGATGCGCGGACGAATGGAAAAGTGCGCGGTGGTGCTCGGTTCGGCGACGCCGGCGCTGGAGTCGTACGCGAATGCGAAGAGCGGAAAATACCGTTATGTCGACATGCCGCAGCGCGTGGACGACCGGCAGATGCCGCTGATGCAGATTGTGGATATGCGCATTGAAGCGCAGCGCGAAGGCAAACCGCATCTGTTTTCACGCGAACTGGTTGAAGCCATCCGCACACGGTTGAACCGCGCGGAGCAGACAATGATTTTTATGAACCGGCGCGGCTTTTCGTCGTCACTCACCTGTCCCGACTGCGGTTATACCGCAGAGTGTTCGCAGTGCAGTGTCGGGCTGACGTTTCACAAAGCACGCGGTCGGCTGGTGTGTCATTTTTGCGGCGATGAAATTCCGGTGCCAGAAAAATGTCCGGCGTGCGCATCGCTGCAGTTTAAATATTCCGGCGCCGGCACCGAAAAAATTGAAGAGGTGGTGACGGCGCTGTTCCCTAAAGCACGGATTCAGCGGATGGATTCGGATACAATGCGCCGGAAAAATGCGTACCGCGATGTGCTGGGAAAATTCCGTACCGGAAAAATTGATATTCTCGTCGGGACACAGATGATTGCAAAAGGGCTCGATTTCCCGAACGTCACACTCGTCGGCGTGGTCAACCCGGATCACGCCCTGCACATGGCGGACTTTCGCGCCGGCGAGCGTGTGTTTCAACTACTGACGCAGGTTGCCGGCCGTGCCGGGCGCGGAGAAACCGCCGGCGAAGTGATCGTGCAAACCTATACGCCGCACCATCCGGCAATTCAGGCGGCGCAGCGCATGGACTTCGCCGGTTTTTGCGATCAGGAATTTTCATTCCGCCAGGAGCTCGGCTATCCGCCGTACACCCGTTTGGTATGCATCACATTTCGCGGCAAAGACAATCTGCAGACCGGCGGCATGGCTGAAAAATTTTTCGCCGGCGTCGAACAATGCGCCGGCGCAACTGTTATTCTTTCTCCGGCAATGCCGGCGCCGATCGCGCGCATTCGCGGCGAATACCGCTGGCAGATTCTGCTGCGTGCGGCGCATACCAAAACGCTGAGCACCGCTATCCGCGCCGCCTTCGGTATGATGAAGCTGCCGAAAACCGTCAAAGTTACAGTGGATGTTGACGCGGTCTCCTTGCTTTAA
- a CDS encoding secondary thiamine-phosphate synthase enzyme YjbQ, translating to MKSYRKELWIKAPRRRAYINITPDVNECLRESGIKEGLCLVNAMHITASVFINDDESGLHGDFEQWLEKLAPEKPHSQYAHNGFEDNADAHLKRQLMGREAVCAVTAGKLDFGPWEQIFYGEYDGLREKRVLVKIIGE from the coding sequence ATGAAGTCATACCGGAAAGAACTTTGGATTAAAGCGCCGCGCCGGCGCGCGTATATAAACATCACACCGGACGTAAATGAATGTTTGCGCGAGAGCGGAATTAAAGAAGGCTTGTGTCTTGTTAACGCGATGCACATTACTGCCAGTGTTTTTATTAACGACGATGAAAGCGGACTGCACGGCGATTTCGAACAATGGCTCGAAAAACTCGCGCCGGAAAAACCGCACAGTCAGTACGCGCATAACGGATTTGAAGATAACGCCGACGCGCATTTGAAACGCCAGCTCATGGGGCGCGAGGCCGTTTGCGCCGTCACTGCCGGAAAACTCGACTTTGGTCCGTGGGAACAGATTTTTTACGGCGAATATGACGGCCTGCGCGAAAAACGTGTCCTTGTGAAAATTATCGGGGAATGA